From the genome of Glycine soja cultivar W05 chromosome 14, ASM419377v2, whole genome shotgun sequence:
AACTAGTTTGGCTGTACCAATTGAAACAAacattttagataaaatataattttgaaagaaGTTAAATGCATCAAATATGCAAAAGTTTATGAAAATTTCATACATGCTCCCCACAATAAACCAGGCATCTCAATACTACGGACAGCCTCTTCCAGCTTCTTCATGTCGGTCTCATCGTCCCAAGGCTTAACATCGAGAAGGACAGAAGACTTGCCACCTATAAAATGTCAATTAAGTCACAGTGTCAAACGCTTTCAGCAAGAAAATAAGATCTAGCGATAAGAAAATAGTCCATGtgagaaattaagaaaatagaatCAAATTTGACCTATTATTAATCTACCATATAACAAGACATTCCTACTTTCCCCAAATAACTATGCAATTTTAGGTCGAATAGACAAATTCAAGTATGGCTTCTATCAATATTATATTTCTAGGAATTGAGAAATGTTTCATGGACCACAAATTACAATTTACAGTCAGGAGACTTAAAGCGTACTCTCTTTTTTCTTGGCAGGCTTTTTAGCAGCCTCCCTTTCCTCTGCTGCCTTCTTATCCTCCTCTGTCTCATCACCAAAGAGATcaagatcatcatcatcttcttcagcaGTGGCAGCCTGACAAATTCAAACAAATCCCAATGATCAAATTAGTTGAATTAGTTCACTTAGCAGCTTCAGTACAACCACAATAATATCTTACATTTCACAATAAGTATATCTGTACACTATAAAGTCAAAAgtctatttatataattttacaatacAAGTACTTCCATTCATTTCAATATTATTATCATAGATAACAACAATTTCACTTAGTAATCACATCATGATGAATTCAATCAAAACTGCTACTACTCTGCATGGGGTATAAAACTCAAGTAACTATCTCAAGTCAAAAGCAAATTATAGTGTTATTCAACTCTAAAATGAGCCTTCAATGTTGCAATCTTGGCTAATACTTATAACGTTCAGGAACTATATAGTAAACATGTTATGTTACATATGAATATGGTTACATAATCAAGCTCTGTTCTTTCTTAAACTCAATATCAAAGTACTTCAAGTCAGTTGTTCACCCAAATGGATTATTTGATTTCAAATTCACATATTATAAAGTCATTGGTTCAATCAGTGATCAAGTGCCCTGAACTAGTCTAATAACATTGCATGGGATCATGACTGGGGCTGAttgcataaaatttaaatgcGGAAAATCCAGATAaaaaatcacacacacacatatagaaAGAGAGAGACAATGGTTGTCAGCATCGTCCATTTCTTTTAGACCAAGATTCTCTACATTCAATTTTAATGCAGTCATGATCCCGCAGCTCaagtttctttaatttatatttcatttatgaaatttgaaaaacaaaatagccAGTAATGATTCTACTTTCACACACTGATTGCAGGCAATCTCCACTTCCTATCTCTTATATGAACTAACTGGAGCAGAATTGCCTGCTGTCAGAACAGCAACTGCAAGTGCAAGGTCCTGCAGTCATAATCCAAtggcttaaatttttttagcataCATTTATCAACCTTTTTAATGTATGAAAATAAACTTAACATTTCTACTGAGCTACTCATTCCCATACGTCCCTCATAATAGCAATATGCATGGCAATCAATCACCCCCAAACAGCCACACTCTTATTAAGATAAGATAAGGCTTTTGCTATTAGTTTCCTATTAAGTATTAACAACAAATTCCGTATAACTttcacatattttaatataaattaaaagtctAGCTATCGAGCGccctaaattactaaaaaagTCAAATACTAAATGATACATACATGCATTTTCAATATAACAAacgatttttagaaaaaaggcaacaacaaaatataaaattaaggaaaaagcATACCGCTTTGGCAGGTGCAGCTTCAGCTGGAGCAGCAGCGCCACTGAATCTTACCCCTTGAGCGTGCCCAGGGAAGCTactcaaataaaaatggaaattaacaaaaatcaaaattcgcAAAAtctaataaagaaaaacaaaactataatttgcagcaggaaaaaaaaagtgagagagGAACAAACCTTGGAGCAAGTTGAGAAGAGACGGCATCGTACCACTTAGCAGCATTAGGAAAAGAGTCTCCTGGCTTTTCCACAACAGCTGCATACACTTTGATATCATCCTTTGTCAATTGATCCCTGAACTCGAAAACCCACACACAGATTCAATAACCCAAATATCAGAAAcagtaaaaaatcaattttttttcataaaaattgagTTGATATTATGAGTGTTACCCAGAGATATAGGTTTTCCCAGAAAGGAATTGATCGAGGGATTTGATGCCCTCTTCGGTGTGAAGATCTGAGAAGGTGACAGCCATTAGTGTGATTGAAGAGTGGCAGTGCTGAGTAATGGTGGGTGCAGAGTGAGTGAAAAAGAGAGACACTCCTTCGATGctcaaaaatttatatttatagcaTGTACAGTCACAAACCCTAGATCAGTCCCCACTTCTGTATTCTGAACTCAAATTCACGTTGCAGACCCACTTTAGGAAAAGCAAATTTCTGTTTTAAAATCTAGAGTGattttacatataattaaaaagaataacaatcaatatataaattataaagacaaacatttatatcataattaagaAATAAGTTATACATTAAATTATATCTCCTAAGATTAGTTCCCTCAGGACATAGAAATCAATAAAGTTGGCTTTGCTTTCCTAAAGTTTATTTTCCTAAATACATGGCCAGAATTGAACAGACGGTTGAAAATACATCGAGCCAAACAAGACTTTGCATTTTGGGTAAATGGACTCAACCTGTTTAAAAATTTAGGACTTGTTTGATCTATTATTTGTCATAGTATCTTTTAAGCATAaccttttttaaaacacatcTTATCTTGTTAGCTTACTTAACGATCCATAGCATATTAAAATGTTGCGATAGGCTTGACCTATTATTTAATTAGCTAACcaaataataagttaatataGAAAACTCTATTTGTTACATGagataaaggaaacaaaaaactacaaaaaaaatataaaaattaaaatcatgacTACTCAAGGCATGAGACGAATAAAAATAGGTAGTTTAAGGTTTATATGAATTGAgtctaaattatttatatgatgTGGACCTATTTTTAAGGTCTAATAATCTGATTGTTATGGTAgcttattttgtagtgatttttttaaaataagtcataaaattatcctttaataaatttatatgctCAACTCTTTATGTAGGTCAATAAACTTAAtgtttaaaatgaataaataaataaataatttcaatacattataaaaaattaatataataataatactaaaaaaatattattgatatttttaaccatttttttataaaagcctTCTTGACCTaggaatttaaaataagatttcgaagattttagataaaaaaaaattatatgaggattgtgtttgtttgatttttaaaattagggtATTTGATTTCTTCAAGATAAAACGGTGAAGATCAAAATCGTGTGACAATCTAAATTAGAGGGATCAAGTAAACAATTAAGTGCCGATAAAAAAGTAAACAATTAAAtgcttataaaaataaagagtaacagtattttaatttatgtatctaTATCGTAGGAcagaaatgattatttttatataataaaagtttataataattaatacaaattatattatgatattaaaattcaatttagagatagtataaaaaaatagagatagaCATGAAAAAGAGTAGTTTGAAATGGTCGAGAGAGAAATTTTTGCTTGGGAGAGTAGTGTGCTAAATACACATCCATAGGagagaacaaaaaaattatattaagacagacttttttttataacaaaaaatccATAGTTTTATTCTCTAAATtgtatattctaatttatattataagagtatattatttttcatgaaattttttaaaaaaattataaatgatgtTTGATATgtgtataaaattttacaaatttttggGTTGGATTTAGCAGGGATTTAAGTAATTTAATGGAAAtcatactttttattatttattctaagttaatttttatacttatcgAATTAAATGCATGTTTATCATGTTTTGTGAGTTGcataagatattaaaaaaaaactatgcacgacatatattatatgaaaaatactttagttatttaattatttagaaatataaatttgtgattgtatttattctatttatttgaGATCATGTAAATCATCAATTCCTTTTACTCTTATAATTTAGCAGGTGTTTGTtaggagataaaaaaatttatgtccaGGAATCATAATTCTTAGGAAGAATCATGAGATTCATATTTCTTATGAAcgattaaaatttgtttgattggttattaaaaacatttaaatatttttatgaatttaagaattacataatatttttattatttatttatcatatggATAAGAgtaacatgatatttttttagtgaaagaaaagtTGAACCAGGGAAAGCAACATcctgtttattatttatttatcatattgaTAAGAGGAACATGATATTTTGTTagtcaaagaaaagttgaaTCAGGGAAAGCAACATCCTGTTTCCCATGtttaggattttttattttttaaggataacaaacatgaaaaattaagggtggtgtttggtttgaatatctattttctaaaataaataattcacattttaaaatttttaagatttaaaaaatatgtatggaGAAGAATGCACTTTAAGGTGTCATCACATTTTCACTTTTTCGAAAAAAGATGGAAACATCAATGTGTTGCATGTTTACTGTTTTGggtttgtttttgaaaattatttttggagaaaatatttttttaaattattgttttgcatatgataattttttaaaaattctgaaAATAACATTCTCATATTATATTTgtgggaaaaaaaacaaataatcaatGAAGCAATTGCCCctggaatattttaaaaaataataaatacaactgATAATTTGAAAGGAATCAAATTAAACTTGTTAAAGATGTTGTTGGTGAATAATTTGTTAtgcaatatattaaaaaaatactacttttaaaattatcttatcgGCTTATCTAGTACCAAAGATTTTCAAAGCCGCTTATTATTATAATCTTTATCTTTCCACTCAGTGGTATTATCAATTTAAATGTGATAAGCTCTTTTGCCATTATAAAATCAACTCAATTTACCAAAAAGAAGTTTATTCAAGTCAAAGACTTCATATATTCTTCTTAATTAGCCAGGGAATTTTCTGTGCAGTTCTCCACATCACTATACAATCTGAAAGAAAGTCAAAACTCAACGTATAGACATATGATTTCAGCTATGGCCGTCATGAGCATCATCTTTCTGCTGATCAAAGGTAAGTTAATCAATGTTGTAAAGATTTGAGAGTTTTGACACTAAACAATAGTTAACCAGTTTTAGCATAGAAGGGAGAGAGAAGAAGACTTAAAAAAAGAGTTCCTCACAGCAAAACTCTTAAATGTGGGGTGTTCTTCTTAGAACATAATACTCGCTTctcttttatattaaaaaaaaacttatttaattctGAATTATCCGTTGCTACCAAGGATGAGCAAAATCGAAATAGCCCAATTTTTGGGTCATCTCAATGAGTTCAGAAACATTAGAATTTCTGAGAGTGCATACTCTTTGTTAATGCATAAGttcttttgttaataatttttttttagaaaacattagactttcttttaattttttgtatttaaatacAGTAGTTGTGATATCTTGGTTACCACAAGAGGGAGATAATGTTAAGGATGATCAAGAGGACCAGTTAGTAGTAGATCATTTAGCGGAAGAAGAAGATAGTTTTCTGAAGAAAGGACCATGGACAGCGGAAGAAGATGCAATATTGGCAGCATATGTGACAAGCAATGGAGTGGGAAACTGGAATATAGTGCGAAAGAATACTGGACTAGCTCGATGTGGGAAAAGCTGCCGATTAAGGTGGACAAATCATCTTAGACCAGACCTAAAAAAAGGAGCATTTACCCAAGAAGAACAACTCAAAGTTATTCAACTTCATGCTTTAATGGGAAATAAATGGGCTAGAATGGCACAGgaggtttttttcttcttggttTGTTATAGATTTTTTGTGGGCTAATTGAAAAATAGTAAATTCCATAAACTAAGTCTATACTGGGAGTGAAAATTGTTTGTTACAAGAacatttttcattcttgattCGTGAGTTAGtatttttatggttttataTTACACATAGTTATGAGTTTCATGCAGCTGTATTGGATTTTCATAGCTTGCTTTATAAGTTTGGATATATATTGTAAAGTATCTAAGAGTATTGATATTGAATACTTAAAAGCAAATAGAATTGTGTGTTTCATTGTGTTTATTGTGCCTTCATTTGCATGTGTTAGCTGCCTGGTCGCACAGACAACGAAATAAAGAACTTTTGGaacacaagacaaaagaaaaggaaacgtGCTGGTTTGCCACTCTACCCAGAAGACATAGAAGTGTTGAATGTTGACAACCCACAAAGTATTAATCAAAATGTTTCCACCCAGCATGCTAATGACTCACAACCAGGCACATCATCTCATAATGTACCAGAATTGGTATTCAACAATTACAAGCTTGTCAATGGAAAGCATCCATCCTGTGTTCCACCCATTTCAGTGATGCCTGAAAACAGCACCTTTGAGCAACAAGATAATTCAGATAAACAAGTTATGCATCCGCCACATTTGCAAATTATGCATCGTTCCCACGAGCAGCTTCAAGACTCGCTACCAAATGATTAGTAAGTATGAGAAATTTTCTGTGAAATTTTCTGAGCTTCCTATGCTGTCTGTTTATATGTtcatataacaaaataatatgtAGTATAAAGTTTCAGGGTGATTACATGTCTTGTGATGATAAATGTTCAAGTGGCATTTCCCTGCCATCATTTGACGATGACTTATTGAGAATGGGAGAGGATCCTCCGACTCAGACTCATGATCAATACTATGAACCACGTTCTCCACGCAGCAATGGCTATTTGGAATCCATATTTTGCCCACCACCAAAGATTGTGGAAGGATCAGATGATTGTTCCATGCAAGGAGAGTCAAGTTTAGGAAACGGAGAAAATTTAGACCCCATTATGAATCAAGATACTTTAGGTGACACTTGGGTAGAGAATTATGACAAGGATCAATACGCTCTTAAGGATACTTTATTCAGCATTATCTACCCCTTTTTTCCACACTAATACATCATGATTTTAAGTTGGAGAATTTTGTAAGAGCATCCATAAAGATGCATGGCTTCAATCTGGTGGAggcttctctttttcttctttggtcGAAAGGTGGAAAAAATACCATTTGGTTTTGACCTTGAAGAGTTCATGGCACCATCACGAGTGATGATACTGACAGCCATTTATTctttggtttattattattattattattattattgtcggCTTCTCGAGTTTAGTAGTTTCATTCAGGTATATTTTACATCCTATGTTCTGCAATTGATCTTTTAATTTGTGTGATGTtgatcttttaaataaatttattatagtatatataccgattaatgaaaattttagtaaaaacattaataataCAAAGACCATCTTTGAGGGGGTTAgtatattttgttaatatttgctatattttttattaactgggctaagataaattatattattaattttgggaaatattaaatatttaaaatgttattttatgaaAACTTAGGAAATACTTCGAAATTATCCGCAATGACATCATTAATTTGTCCGCAAATAAGTTTATGCTGGGTGACAAATtcagttgtttatttttaagaagGATTTCCCATCCTACAAGTCCCTCTATAATAAGTACATGATCATGGAAGATATTTCTAGTATTAGTGATCGAGTTGGAAGACGATGATGCATCAAATGTATCAAATGTATTGGCTAAGAGAAAGCTGAGTGTGAAACTGAAGAATCCATATTTAATTCAAAGATGAGAAGCTGGATGCCCATCCATTGACATATAACAACACAACAATGTGTTACTAATACTCTTCTAATTGagtcatgtaaaaaaatttgctCACAGTTAACTCCAATCACGTAACAttgtatagaaagaaaaaaaagtcatgtAAGGGATAGGAATACCAGCAGTTAGGAAATcacataactttttaaaataattattataaaaataaataaacttattaaaCATAGtatattgtaatttatttttttctaagtcATAGTAAATTGTCATTGGATGATAgtggtaaaattatttataatgtcaGTGCATACATTATttctctaaaaataatttaaaataaagatcatatatattttcatttttttcttttaaaattataatatcacccactacatatttatgaaatttttgtcaatttaatttttataatctttatatttaattgtttttaaaaatagtgtATGCCCTgggaatataaataattttaagtaacttaaatacaattttacaaCAATGATAacgtattttgtttttttttaatcataaaccACTAGGGGTGTTCATATAAATTGGTTCAAATAGAAGCATTTTTGGACTGCATGAAGCCAACAAGTTTTTGAACTGAATTGGTTCGGTCAAATAAtgttaaactatattttttttacttaatttaacaaactagttttaaaattgatttaattcacTTAATAGctagatttattttttctaaaactgaaatatatctaaaaaatagtttgaaaatcatatcaaaattgGTTCAattcttaaaatcaatttttagttaaaaatgatttgaaacCCGTTCAATTTCGAATCAAATTCTTaaaatccatttttttgttagaatagAGTTTAAGGAATGTGTGTATGCAAAAAGAAACATTGTTTTTCCTCCTAATACATGTCATAGCTTTTCAAcgtataaaaatacaaattatacatAAGTTGCACCTTGGCAATCAAAGTGGAGAGGGCAGACTCTGGACAACTTATTTCTCAACTTTATTGGGAACTATCATGCCTGTCATGTTAAGTATATAGTAGTTATACAAGcattaaaattatgtatttaaaaaattaaaaggattaaaattataatttaatttatgtattattatattttgtatgttatttatatttttcaaattttaacgagttaatttttaattaaatattaaaaataactaatatcGGATTAACGTGTAAAAATATAGATTGAAATGTACTTATCTAGAGAATTTGATCTTAAaatttagaagaagaagaaatcaagtaagaatatttgtcatttaataataaataaaagaataagtaaat
Proteins encoded in this window:
- the LOC114385238 gene encoding transcription factor MYB65-like, translating into MAVMSIIFLLIKVVVISWLPQEGDNVKDDQEDQLVVDHLAEEEDSFLKKGPWTAEEDAILAAYVTSNGVGNWNIVRKNTGLARCGKSCRLRWTNHLRPDLKKGAFTQEEQLKVIQLHALMGNKWARMAQELPGRTDNEIKNFWNTRQKKRKRAGLPLYPEDIEVLNVDNPQSINQNVSTQHANDSQPGTSSHNVPELVFNNYKLVNGKHPSCVPPISVMPENSTFEQQDNSDKQVMHPPHLQIMHRSHEQLQDSLPNDYIKFQGDYMSCDDKCSSGISLPSFDDDLLRMGEDPPTQTHDQYYEPRSPRSNGYLESIFCPPPKIVEGSDDCSMQGESSLGNGENLDPIMNQDTLGDTWELRTLLQDGGSIGFVLVPGSFDYLLLDLSF
- the LOC114385517 gene encoding elongation factor 1-beta 2-like, translated to MAVTFSDLHTEEGIKSLDQFLSGKTYISGDQLTKDDIKVYAAVVEKPGDSFPNAAKWYDAVSSQLAPSFPGHAQGVRFSGAAAPAEAAPAKAAATAEEDDDDLDLFGDETEEDKKAAEEREAAKKPAKKKESGKSSVLLDVKPWDDETDMKKLEEAVRSIEMPGLLWGASKLVPVGYGIKKLQIMMTIVDDLVSVDTLVEERLTVEPCNEYIQSCDIVAFNKI